A stretch of the Leptospira kirschneri serovar Cynopteri str. 3522 CT genome encodes the following:
- a CDS encoding metallophosphoesterase family protein, protein MIRFLHTADLHLSLKEKVYSLSVLKEIVSTAKTEECTHILFCGDLFDRNSDINSLKEDVKEILTSFPGKIFFIPGNHEELGIQEGSYPISADLSPMSYPQKNDRFKLWFEEIDGVDVEFFGFPFRRNLDYSNIQFSEKKTLYRIALLHGTDTKLVEYLGPSPEDADSILDSKPFLDAKFDYLALGHIHSERSERISSLLIAYPGSPRVVSSGEFGPRSVNIVTLGKNGTPVLQKKIISSAGEFKEFSLSANLSGQIPDLSKIHVLISELDFVRIKISGIVEDEHIVSETLDHFSKSIVCRKLEIKTNDLKTSSVLIDNPIAKVFYDKLMNKKLNWNGQNSPDWNEILVLGLEQIEEFSGKK, encoded by the coding sequence ATGATCCGATTCTTACATACAGCAGACCTACATCTAAGTTTAAAAGAGAAAGTTTATTCTCTTTCCGTTTTAAAAGAAATCGTTTCCACGGCAAAAACTGAAGAATGCACCCATATTCTTTTTTGTGGCGACCTTTTCGATCGTAATTCTGACATCAACTCTCTCAAAGAAGACGTCAAAGAAATTCTAACTTCTTTTCCTGGTAAAATTTTTTTTATTCCAGGCAATCACGAAGAGTTAGGAATCCAAGAAGGTTCCTATCCGATTTCTGCGGATCTTTCTCCTATGTCTTATCCCCAAAAAAACGATCGTTTTAAACTTTGGTTCGAAGAAATAGACGGCGTAGACGTAGAATTTTTCGGTTTTCCGTTTCGTAGAAATTTAGATTATTCGAATATTCAATTTAGCGAAAAGAAAACTCTTTATCGTATCGCTCTTTTACACGGCACAGATACAAAATTGGTGGAATACTTAGGCCCTTCTCCCGAAGATGCTGATTCAATTTTAGATTCAAAACCTTTTTTAGACGCTAAGTTCGATTACCTCGCGCTCGGCCATATCCATTCGGAACGCTCTGAAAGAATTAGTTCTCTTTTGATTGCATATCCTGGTTCTCCTAGAGTCGTTTCTTCCGGCGAATTCGGTCCTCGTTCCGTCAACATTGTTACCCTCGGTAAAAACGGAACCCCAGTCCTTCAAAAAAAAATCATTTCTTCTGCGGGCGAATTTAAGGAATTTTCTCTTTCCGCAAATCTCTCCGGCCAAATCCCAGATCTTTCTAAAATACATGTTTTGATTTCAGAATTGGATTTTGTTCGTATTAAAATTTCTGGAATCGTAGAAGACGAACATATTGTTTCAGAAACTCTGGACCATTTCAGTAAATCCATCGTTTGTAGAAAATTAGAAATTAAAACAAACGATCTCAAAACCTCTTCTGTACTCATCGATAACCCGATCGCAAAAGTATTTTATGATAAACTAATGAATAAAAAATTGAATTGGAACGGCCAAAATTCCCCCGATTGGAACGAAATTTTAGTCTTAGGCCTAGAACAAATCGAAGAATTTTCTGGAAAAAAATGA
- a CDS encoding adenylate/guanylate cyclase domain-containing protein — MIRFNFFQRQILFLLGIFFVFNHCTQDSEPPHVSAISGVIDLTSWNFEQHGPVALQGDWIFRWKGFIKNPKIDSEKNRTMPVPKAWTRIQEPDGKNYPGTGIATYFLKVILPENLSSNNFAILAETSETAYEVWIDDNKIGTQGVPGETADTSTPEWNVKILPFQIDKKEFQIRIPLSNFYHARGGLTARLILGDEDQIIRLRERRMTMDVFLLGFLVAMALYHFTLYFLRKKDVALLYFGTICFVFCFREISTGQNLIQVVFPGISYNVHMRIVYLSFYLLTPITAAFLRALFPEELKKEIYYGIVFISSIFSLIVVSQDPVLFTETIELYYLFTFFCFAVGFYVLTLALIRKKPGAIAILVGMLAVFLSYSQDIFYTKRIIPTFILAPFGLIALIFSEAYLLAKRYSIAFNAVEDMSESLKKINSSYRLFVPKELLKILNKHDILDIKLGDIAEEEMSLLYNEIRTFSDFSEKITGKENFEFINSFLGKVGPVIRERDGFIDKYFGEAFLALFPPEPEKALESAIEIQRILREFNRERIANGKDPIRSGSGIHTGPILLGTIGETERMESTVISSSVNVASKIVQLSRTYESSLLITDSTLFRLTNSSEYFYRVVDRIQIRDQRSIYTVLEVLNGLPENLIDSYMKTREEFEHGILLFREKHFEEACLVFNRILEKNRVDQAARVYLEKSVHNCRFGVPENWQGITLLED, encoded by the coding sequence ATGATTCGATTCAATTTTTTTCAAAGGCAAATTCTATTTCTTTTAGGAATTTTTTTTGTTTTCAACCATTGTACACAAGACTCTGAACCACCTCATGTATCCGCAATTTCAGGAGTTATCGATCTTACTTCTTGGAATTTTGAACAACACGGTCCGGTAGCTTTACAAGGAGATTGGATCTTTCGTTGGAAAGGATTTATTAAAAATCCTAAAATCGATTCTGAAAAAAACCGAACTATGCCCGTTCCCAAAGCCTGGACTAGAATCCAAGAACCGGATGGAAAAAATTATCCAGGAACTGGTATCGCAACATACTTTTTGAAAGTAATTCTTCCGGAAAATCTAAGTTCAAACAATTTTGCAATCTTAGCTGAAACTTCAGAAACAGCATACGAGGTTTGGATAGACGATAACAAAATCGGAACTCAAGGTGTTCCTGGAGAAACAGCAGATACTTCAACTCCAGAATGGAACGTAAAAATTCTACCGTTTCAAATTGATAAGAAAGAATTTCAAATTCGGATTCCTCTTTCCAATTTTTATCACGCGAGAGGAGGATTGACCGCGCGTTTGATTCTAGGTGATGAAGATCAGATCATCCGACTACGGGAAAGAAGGATGACCATGGATGTATTTCTTCTCGGATTTTTAGTCGCGATGGCGTTATATCATTTCACTCTTTATTTTTTGAGAAAAAAAGACGTGGCTCTTTTGTATTTTGGAACCATTTGTTTTGTGTTTTGTTTTAGAGAGATTAGTACCGGACAAAATCTAATTCAAGTAGTTTTTCCTGGTATTTCGTATAACGTTCATATGAGAATTGTATATCTAAGTTTTTATCTTCTTACGCCGATTACCGCCGCGTTTTTACGCGCTTTATTTCCGGAAGAATTGAAAAAAGAAATTTATTATGGAATCGTTTTTATCTCCTCTATTTTTTCTTTGATAGTCGTTTCTCAAGATCCAGTTCTATTTACTGAAACCATAGAACTATATTACTTATTTACGTTTTTTTGTTTTGCGGTGGGATTTTACGTATTAACACTCGCATTGATCCGAAAAAAGCCAGGGGCAATCGCCATATTAGTTGGAATGTTAGCGGTCTTTCTCTCATACAGTCAGGATATTTTTTACACAAAAAGAATCATACCTACCTTTATACTCGCCCCATTTGGATTGATTGCTCTCATTTTTTCTGAGGCGTATCTTTTAGCAAAAAGATATTCTATTGCTTTTAACGCAGTGGAAGACATGTCCGAAAGTTTAAAAAAAATTAATTCTTCTTACAGGCTTTTCGTTCCTAAAGAGTTATTAAAAATATTAAATAAACATGATATTCTTGACATTAAACTCGGGGACATAGCGGAAGAAGAGATGAGCCTTCTCTACAACGAAATTCGAACCTTCTCCGATTTTTCGGAAAAGATAACCGGAAAAGAAAACTTCGAATTTATCAATTCTTTTTTAGGTAAGGTCGGCCCAGTAATTCGGGAAAGAGACGGGTTTATCGATAAATATTTTGGAGAAGCATTTTTGGCATTATTTCCTCCAGAACCGGAAAAAGCTTTGGAAAGCGCCATTGAAATACAGCGAATTTTAAGAGAATTTAATCGGGAAAGGATCGCAAACGGAAAAGATCCCATCCGTTCCGGAAGTGGGATTCATACAGGACCGATCTTACTCGGAACGATCGGAGAAACAGAAAGAATGGAAAGTACGGTAATTTCTTCTTCAGTGAACGTGGCTTCTAAAATTGTACAACTCTCTAGAACATACGAATCTTCACTGTTGATCACCGATTCTACTCTATTTCGTTTAACAAATTCGTCCGAATATTTTTACAGAGTTGTGGATCGGATTCAGATTCGAGATCAAAGAAGTATTTACACCGTTTTAGAAGTTCTCAACGGACTTCCTGAAAATTTAATCGATTCTTATATGAAAACAAGAGAAGAGTTTGAACACGGAATTCTTTTATTTCGAGAAAAACATTTCGAGGAAGCATGTCTTGTTTTTAATCGTATCTTAGAGAAAAATCGAGTCGATCAAGCCGCGAGAGTCTACTTAGAAAAATCAGTCCACAATTGCAGATTTGGAGTTCCTGAAAATTGGCAAGGAATCACTCTTTTAGAAGATTAG
- the rlmD gene encoding 23S rRNA (uracil(1939)-C(5))-methyltransferase RlmD, with translation MKPPTSQSCQHYPECAGCDRLHIGYEKQLQHKQEEIVKRFGGFKDLEIRQIIKSPKDQMYRHKVQLPFGHRKIGKKSVLTLGLHNKENTFIIDQKECRIQDEDLTTVVTAIRHWARNENLEPYHEKRGSGLLRHIVLRKANATQEILVGIVTNESEIPGRKKLTDKLYSYIQQFLYKENSKAEVVGILQNVNRKNTKVVLGEKEVTWYGRHFVKEKIGKLDFQIGLSTFFQINPFQIENLYDLILEDLPENKNVVDAYCGIGTISLYISSKSKKVIGLEENSSSIRSAIGAAKANGIENVHFIKGKVLDTLQTALSENSDVVVLDPPREGLDTETKRILLNSKVSQILYVSCNPETLLRDAIELTKSFKYKKITPVDLFPHTNHLESVSVFTK, from the coding sequence ATGAAACCTCCTACGAGTCAGTCTTGTCAACATTATCCGGAATGTGCCGGTTGTGATCGATTGCATATCGGTTACGAAAAACAACTTCAACATAAACAAGAAGAGATCGTAAAACGATTCGGAGGTTTTAAAGACCTGGAAATTCGGCAGATCATAAAAAGCCCAAAGGATCAAATGTATCGCCATAAGGTTCAACTTCCATTTGGACATCGTAAGATAGGAAAAAAATCCGTACTTACCCTTGGTCTTCATAATAAAGAAAATACGTTTATCATCGATCAGAAAGAATGTAGAATTCAGGATGAAGATTTGACTACCGTGGTCACTGCGATCCGTCATTGGGCGCGGAACGAAAATTTAGAACCGTATCATGAAAAAAGAGGAAGTGGACTTTTAAGACATATCGTTCTTAGAAAAGCGAACGCGACCCAAGAAATTCTTGTAGGAATTGTCACTAATGAAAGCGAAATTCCGGGAAGAAAAAAACTCACGGATAAATTATATTCGTATATTCAACAATTTTTATATAAAGAAAATTCAAAAGCGGAGGTAGTAGGGATATTACAAAATGTAAACCGTAAAAACACTAAAGTTGTTTTGGGAGAAAAGGAAGTCACTTGGTATGGAAGACATTTTGTAAAAGAAAAAATCGGTAAACTTGATTTTCAGATTGGACTTTCCACATTTTTTCAAATCAATCCGTTTCAGATAGAAAATTTGTACGATCTTATTTTGGAAGATCTTCCAGAGAATAAGAACGTAGTGGACGCCTATTGTGGAATCGGTACAATTTCATTGTATATCTCGTCTAAATCTAAAAAAGTAATCGGACTCGAAGAGAATTCGAGTTCAATTCGTTCTGCAATTGGTGCTGCAAAAGCGAATGGAATCGAAAACGTTCATTTTATTAAAGGAAAGGTTTTAGATACTCTACAGACGGCCTTAAGCGAAAATTCGGATGTGGTGGTGTTGGATCCGCCGAGAGAAGGACTTGACACAGAGACTAAAAGAATATTATTAAATTCTAAAGTAAGTCAGATTCTTTACGTTTCTTGTAATCCGGAAACTCTTCTAAGGGATGCGATCGAACTTACAAAAAGTTTTAAATACAAAAAAATTACTCCTGTGGATTTATTTCCTCATACAAATCATTTGGAAAGTGTTTCCGTTTTTACAAAATGA
- a CDS encoding ankyrin repeat domain-containing protein → MKDDEKSNERRNFTKIRPDSLWKRFLFFNSIRSGNVKRIGNLLQNGFNPNLNFYHGITSLSIAVKYHRLEIVQVLIEYRADTNLADQSTGFTPLIHSILENDFSLDMMFVLIRNGADPDRKDERGMSPLHHCVNEGKLEALRFLLERGADPNVQDRDGVTCIHLAKSSQGMSEFVELLLKYGADPTIQDKYGKTYLM, encoded by the coding sequence ATGAAAGATGATGAAAAATCAAATGAAAGAAGAAATTTCACAAAGATTCGCCCCGATTCTTTGTGGAAACGATTTCTTTTTTTTAACTCGATTCGAAGTGGAAACGTGAAGCGGATTGGTAATCTTTTGCAAAACGGTTTTAATCCGAATCTCAATTTTTATCACGGTATAACATCTCTTTCAATCGCGGTAAAATATCATCGGTTGGAAATCGTTCAAGTTTTGATCGAATATCGTGCCGACACGAACCTTGCAGATCAGTCTACCGGTTTTACTCCTCTTATCCATTCTATTTTAGAAAACGATTTCTCTTTAGATATGATGTTCGTTTTGATTCGAAATGGAGCGGACCCTGATCGAAAGGACGAAAGAGGAATGAGTCCTTTGCATCATTGTGTAAACGAAGGAAAGTTGGAAGCTTTGCGGTTCCTTTTGGAGAGAGGCGCCGATCCAAATGTTCAAGATCGCGACGGAGTTACTTGTATTCATCTTGCTAAGTCCTCTCAAGGAATGTCCGAGTTTGTGGAGTTACTTTTAAAATATGGCGCTGATCCTACAATCCAAGATAAGTACGGGAAAACTTATTTGATGTGA
- a CDS encoding ATP-binding protein, giving the protein MISAIQLLNFGKFKGKEFELSDSATVFLGKNESGKTTIFDALRLAVGSKFLTANQEPKKSILSRYGETCLEGYNILGKTPDLSKDSAPQFVHCVSLREGELEFAFNNDKLIKPDFLRSKLLNNGVNLEGISNSFKKIHSPKTNSKDADYFDSLKKEIEDLQTKRSELILEIENLHSRNKNNSEKEEKHLKDQNKETEIKNKLAQIEKNSALDLKIQKKIQVLECISEIQRLKSIEEFIRKNFLYSKDESAGFDSFQKEIEKSKNNTSSFELLLKDKENTINSKKKELNDHKTQLSILQKLKQKAEEWFDKIDSILREDGFSEEIKTTHSNPLYKLLGIILSGLGFCGVLGSFALFLFSKLSLATFLSGALLSGSLIILGLWLFSHKKESINFRYSSEKEKNFVLKISGQWNLTFPEYSIPLMEKIENLRQFLSKQIQNFDLKTAQIESIEKEIRLLTEELDPIRSNLKLESEKISNLESKRNSWLNDRRSTTIQDYHKQVAEFQTQSRHFSEGLKKILTEHSSHSLEDLEIKQKTLIATMEDVPNEFPNDPERQFRDSKKRELQKELQSLDNELKKLNTSIQVEDARIQDLLPEKEKNLKDIIQSLFEKELEFSKIESRRKSAKIAQELFEEISKDQSTQFALVASEIGKEIDLLLPKRSVTLEAIDKKDSIKMQDEAGAFRSIDHLSGGTLATFYLIFKLFLARKTLPKKGILLLDEPFVHLDRGRIESAFFYLKKFQEETEYQICFFTKQEEIADTVLRFFKNSKKISL; this is encoded by the coding sequence ATGATTTCTGCGATCCAACTTCTTAATTTCGGAAAATTTAAAGGGAAAGAATTTGAACTTTCGGATTCCGCTACCGTTTTTTTAGGTAAAAACGAATCCGGTAAAACCACGATTTTCGACGCTCTTAGACTCGCAGTCGGGAGTAAATTTCTTACCGCCAATCAAGAACCTAAAAAAAGTATCCTTTCCCGTTACGGCGAAACCTGTTTAGAAGGTTATAATATTCTAGGAAAAACCCCGGATCTTTCCAAAGATTCCGCTCCTCAATTTGTACACTGCGTTTCTCTCAGAGAAGGGGAACTAGAATTTGCATTTAACAATGATAAGTTGATCAAACCCGATTTTCTTCGGAGTAAACTTTTAAACAACGGTGTGAACTTAGAAGGTATTTCCAATTCGTTTAAAAAAATTCATTCTCCAAAAACAAACAGCAAAGACGCAGATTATTTTGACAGTCTTAAAAAGGAAATTGAGGATCTCCAAACCAAAAGATCTGAATTGATTTTAGAAATCGAAAATCTACATTCCAGAAATAAAAACAATTCCGAAAAAGAGGAAAAACATCTCAAAGATCAAAACAAAGAAACAGAAATTAAAAACAAACTCGCACAGATCGAAAAAAATTCCGCCTTGGATTTAAAAATCCAAAAGAAGATTCAAGTTTTAGAATGTATTTCTGAAATCCAAAGACTAAAATCCATCGAGGAATTTATCAGAAAAAATTTTCTCTATTCTAAAGACGAATCTGCTGGATTCGATTCTTTTCAAAAAGAAATCGAAAAATCAAAGAACAATACCTCCTCTTTTGAACTTTTACTTAAGGATAAAGAGAACACAATCAATTCCAAAAAAAAAGAATTAAACGATCATAAAACCCAACTTTCTATCCTCCAAAAATTGAAACAAAAAGCTGAGGAATGGTTTGATAAAATAGATTCAATCCTTAGAGAAGACGGCTTTTCCGAAGAAATCAAAACGACTCATTCCAACCCTTTGTATAAACTTTTAGGAATCATTTTATCCGGACTTGGTTTTTGTGGTGTGTTAGGCTCCTTCGCCTTGTTCCTTTTTTCTAAATTATCCCTTGCCACATTTTTAAGCGGAGCGCTCCTTTCAGGAAGCCTGATCATTTTAGGCCTTTGGTTATTCTCTCATAAAAAAGAATCTATCAACTTCAGATATAGTTCCGAAAAGGAAAAAAATTTCGTTCTTAAAATTTCTGGACAATGGAATTTAACATTTCCAGAATATTCTATTCCTCTTATGGAAAAAATTGAAAACCTTAGACAATTCCTTTCTAAACAAATTCAAAACTTCGATCTTAAAACGGCTCAGATAGAATCGATCGAAAAGGAAATCCGACTTTTGACCGAAGAACTGGATCCGATCCGTTCCAACTTAAAACTAGAATCTGAAAAAATCTCAAATTTAGAATCCAAAAGGAATTCCTGGTTAAACGATAGAAGATCAACTACGATCCAAGATTATCATAAACAAGTCGCAGAATTTCAGACTCAATCTAGACATTTCTCCGAAGGTCTAAAAAAAATTCTCACCGAACATTCTTCTCATAGTTTAGAAGATCTGGAGATCAAACAAAAAACTCTGATCGCAACAATGGAAGACGTTCCGAACGAATTTCCAAACGATCCGGAAAGACAATTTAGAGACTCTAAAAAAAGAGAGCTTCAAAAAGAACTTCAATCCTTAGATAACGAATTAAAAAAATTGAATACTTCTATCCAAGTAGAAGACGCCAGGATTCAAGATCTACTCCCAGAAAAAGAAAAAAACCTTAAAGACATCATCCAATCCCTTTTTGAAAAAGAATTAGAATTTTCTAAAATAGAATCTAGGCGAAAATCTGCTAAAATTGCTCAGGAACTTTTTGAAGAAATCTCCAAAGATCAATCTACACAGTTCGCTTTGGTCGCCTCCGAAATCGGTAAAGAAATAGATCTTTTACTTCCTAAAAGATCCGTTACTCTGGAAGCGATCGATAAAAAAGATTCAATTAAAATGCAGGACGAGGCGGGCGCATTTCGTTCCATTGATCATCTTTCTGGTGGAACCCTCGCCACCTTCTATCTGATTTTTAAATTGTTTTTGGCTCGTAAAACCCTTCCTAAAAAAGGGATTCTACTTCTAGACGAACCTTTTGTTCATCTAGATCGTGGAAGAATTGAATCTGCTTTTTTTTATCTCAAGAAATTCCAAGAAGAAACGGAATATCAAATCTGTTTCTTTACAAAACAAGAAGAAATTGCAGATACCGTTTTACGTTTTTTTAAAAATTCAAAAAAGATTTCTTTGTAA